DNA sequence from the Brevinematales bacterium genome:
TATTTACTTACTACCAAGAAGGCTGAGCTATTGAGTTTTTTTGCTTTTTCTAGAATCTTCATAGCATCTTCGTAACTTTCAATTTCACCGATTCTAACCCTATACAATTTTTTGCCATCTATTACAACCTCTTGAATAAAACCATTTAATCCCATCATTTTAAGTTTACTCAGAGTGCTTTCAGCCGTTTCTTTCTTTTCATTTGAAGAAACTTGGATGTAATATTTCATAGTTTGACCTGTGCTAGATGTTTTCTTTGTATTAGTATCCTTCACTAAATTTGATGTTTTCTCACCAGTAACTTTCTTTTCTACTCTTTCCACCTTACTTTTGCTGCTTGTATCGATACTACTTACTTTCCTACTCTCGCTACTATTAGCCGATACTCTAGGCTTGTTATTATCAACATTTTTTTTTCCTATATCTTTACTATCAATACTCTTAACACTAGAAGGAATTAGCTCACTTATGTCCTCTTCTACATCACTACTGGATCCAACCAAAAGATTCTTCTTCAACATGTTACTCACTTCAGCACTTTTCAAATTCTTATCTTCACTCACTACTCCTATGTAATCACTTCTATTTGTTTCCACTATACTACCAGCAGTAACTAAATCCCTACTAACGCTACTTCCACCCATAAACTTACCTATCATGTATCCTATCACAAAATTAAACACTGAAAACAAAACTGTTACAGCTATTATCACAGATAATCTCGGTGTACCTACCTTAACCTCGTTATTACGACTACTCTCCTTCACTCCATATTCGTTGTATACATCCCTCTCAATACCCATCTCGTACCCCTCCTATTAAAAATTTCGGAGTATTATACCCTTCCTTGAGAT
Encoded proteins:
- a CDS encoding SPOR domain-containing protein; protein product: MGIERDVYNEYGVKESSRNNEVKVGTPRLSVIIAVTVLFSVFNFVIGYMIGKFMGGSSVSRDLVTAGSIVETNRSDYIGVVSEDKNLKSAEVSNMLKKNLLVGSSSDVEEDISELIPSSVKSIDSKDIGKKNVDNNKPRVSANSSESRKVSSIDTSSKSKVERVEKKVTGEKTSNLVKDTNTKKTSSTGQTMKYYIQVSSNEKKETAESTLSKLKMMGLNGFIQEVVIDGKKLYRVRIGEIESYEDAMKILEKAKKLNSSAFLVVSK